A region of Chlamydia crocodili DNA encodes the following proteins:
- a CDS encoding DMT family transporter codes for MSIFLVFFTAFIWSSSFAFSKLAMEASAPLFVTGSRMLIAGLVLAAIVFWKKGSLKLPKQLYIPVLILAVVGFYLTNVCEFLGLQNLSSSKACFIYGLSPFVSALFSYIQLRETVTMKKIGGLSLGLFGYLSYLFFGGDSSENMWSWQLGIPELLLLLATCFSAFGWTLLRKIEKNSSLSVMAINAYAMLISGVLSLGHSIIVETWNPIPISNGIVFIQAISCLVLFSNLISYNLYAKLLRKYSSTFLSFCNLVMPLFSAFYGWLLLGESLSGSLLLAVVFMVVGCRLIYHEEFRQGYIVS; via the coding sequence ATGTCTATTTTTTTAGTATTTTTTACTGCGTTTATCTGGTCCTCATCTTTTGCTTTTAGCAAATTAGCTATGGAGGCCTCAGCTCCTTTATTTGTAACAGGAAGCCGCATGCTTATTGCTGGTTTGGTTTTGGCAGCGATAGTATTTTGGAAAAAAGGATCTTTGAAATTACCAAAACAGCTTTATATTCCTGTTTTAATTTTAGCTGTAGTTGGATTCTATTTAACCAATGTCTGCGAGTTTTTAGGTTTGCAAAACTTATCTTCTTCGAAGGCGTGTTTTATCTACGGGCTTTCTCCGTTTGTTTCCGCTCTGTTTTCTTATATTCAATTACGAGAAACTGTGACAATGAAGAAAATAGGTGGATTAAGTCTCGGGTTGTTCGGCTACTTATCTTATCTATTTTTTGGGGGAGATAGCTCTGAAAATATGTGGAGTTGGCAATTAGGGATTCCAGAACTGTTATTGTTACTAGCGACTTGTTTTTCTGCTTTTGGTTGGACATTATTAAGAAAAATAGAAAAGAACTCCTCTTTATCGGTAATGGCGATAAATGCCTATGCGATGCTTATATCCGGAGTTTTATCTTTAGGACATTCTATAATTGTTGAGACGTGGAATCCTATCCCCATAAGCAACGGAATCGTATTCATTCAGGCAATTTCTTGTCTTGTTTTGTTCTCCAACCTCATTAGCTATAACTTATATGCGAAGTTATTGAGAAAATATTCTTCAACGTTCCTTTCTTTCTGTAATCTTGTTATGCCTTTGTTTTCGGCATTTTATGGCTGGTTATTATTAGGAGAGAGTCTATCAGGATCTTTGCTACTAGCTGTTGTATTTATGGTTGTAGGTTGTCGCCTAATCTATCATGAAGAATTTCGTCAGGGCTACATTGTTTCCTGA